The proteins below are encoded in one region of Doryrhamphus excisus isolate RoL2022-K1 chromosome 4, RoL_Dexc_1.0, whole genome shotgun sequence:
- the ogdha gene encoding oxoglutarate (alpha-ketoglutarate) dehydrogenase a (lipoamide) isoform X1 has protein sequence MHRLRTCAARLRPLTASQAAQTVGRQQPITAASTRTFQPIRCYTAPVASEPFLNGTSSNYVEEMYYAWLENPKSVHKSWDVFFRNANAGAPPGAAYQSPLGLTAAPQLSSLVGSQPNVEKLVEDHLAVQSLIRAYQVMGHHNAHLDPLGISCVNFDDAPVSSGFQDVDTVKERLQVLTVGGFYGLDESDLEKVFRLPTTTFIGGSESALPLKEIIRRLEMAYCQHIGVEFMFINDLDQCQWIRQKFETPGVMQFTLEEKRTLLARMVRSTRFEEFLQKKWSAEKRFGLEGCESLIPSLKTIIDVSSASGVEYVIMGMPHRGRLNVLANVIRKELEQIFCQFDSKLEAADEGSGDVKYHLGMYHRRINRVTDRNITLSLVANPSHLEAADPVVQGKTKAEQFYCGDNDGNRVMSILLHGDAAFAGQGIVYETFHLSDLPSYTTHGTVHVVVNNQIGFTTDPRMARSSPYPTDVARVVNAPIFHVNADDPEAVMYVCKVAAEWRATFHKDVVVDLVCYRRMGHNEMDEPMFTQPLMYKQIKKQKPVLQKYAEKLISDGTVTRQEYEEEIAKYDRICEEAYARSKDEKILHIKHWLDSPWPGFFTLDGQPKSMSCPSTGLTEENLNHIGQVASSVPVEDFTIHGGLSRILKSRGEMVRNRTVDWALGEYMAFGSLLKEGIHVRLSGQDVERGTFSHRHHVLHDQNVDKRICIPMNHMAPDQAPYTVCNSSLSEYGVLGFELGFAMASPNALILWEAQFGDFHNTAQCIIDQFICPGQAKWVRQNGIVLLLPHGMEGMGPEHSSARPERFLQMCNDDPDVMPNIGDDFAVQQLYDCNWIVVNCSTPGNYFHVVRRQILLPFRKPLIVFTPKSLLRHPEARSSFDEMLPGTHFQRLIPEGGAGPSECPDKVKRLIFCTGKVYYELTKERKSRGMEGTVAIARMEQLSPFPFDQVKAESERFANADLVWCQEEHKNQGYYDYVKPRIRTTIQRAKPVWYAGRGPAAAPATGNKNTHLMELRRFLDTAFDLEAFKDQQ, from the exons ATGCATCGATTAAGGACTTGTGCGGCGCGCTTGCGCCCGCTCACGGCCTCGCAGGCGGCTCAGACTGTTGGCCGGCAGCAGCCGATCACAGCCGCCTCCACAAGGACGTTTCAGCCAATCAGGTGTTACACAGCGCCTGTGGCCTCCGAGCCCTTTCTGAACGGAACCAGTTCCAACTATGTGGAGGAGATGTACTACGCCTGGCTGGAGAACCCCAAGAGTGTACACAAG TCGTGGGATGTGTTTTTCCGAAACGCTAATGCCGGTGCTCCTCCCGGCGCCGCCTACCAGTCTCCTCTGGGTCTGACTGCCGCTCCGCAACTCTCCTCTCTGGTTGGATCTCAGCCCAACGTGGAAAAGCTGGTGGAAGACCACCTGGCTGTGCAGTCCCTGATCAGGGCCTATCAG gtcATGGGGCATCACAATGCCCACTTGGACCCTCTGGGAATCAGCTGTGTGAATTTTGATGATGCTCCAGTCAGTAGCGGCTTCCAGGATGTTG ACACCGTCAAGGAGCGGCTGCAGGTCCTCACGGTGGGAG GCTTCTACGGGCTGGACGAGTCTGACCTGGAGAAAGTCTTCCGCCTGCCCACCACCACCTTCATTGGAGGTTCAGAGAGCGCTCTGCCCTTGAAGGAGATCATACGCCGACTGGAG ATGGCGTACTGCCAGCACATCGGCGTGGAGTTCATGTTCATCAACGACCTGGACCAGTGCCAGTGGATCCGCCAGAAGTTTGAGACGCCGGGCGTGATGCAGTTCACCCTGGAAGAGAAGAGGACTCTGCTGGCCCGCATGGTCCGCTCCACCAG gTTCGAGGAGTTCCTGCAGAAGAAATGGTCGGCTGAGAAGCGCTTCGGCTTGGAGGGGTGCGAGTCCCTCATCCCGTCTCTGAAAACCATCATCGACGTGTCCTCTGCCAGCGGCGTGGAGTACGTCATCATGGGCATGCCTCACAG GGGTCGCCTGAACGTGCTGGCCAATGTGATCCGGAAGGAGCTGGAGCAGATCTTCTGTCAGTTTGACTCCAAACTGGAGGCGGCTGACGAG GGCTCCGGCGACGTCAAGTACCACCTGGGAATGTACCACCGGAGGATCAACCGCGTGACGGACCGCAACATCACCTTGTCCCTGGTGGCCAACCCCTCCCACCTGGAGGCAGCAGACCCCGTGGTGCAGGGCAAGACCAAGGCGGAGCAGTTCTACTGCGGGGACAACGACGGGAACCGG GTGATGTCCATCCTGCTCCACGGGGACGCGGCGTTTGCGGGTCAGGGCATCGTCTACGAGACCTTCCATCTGTCCGACCTCCCTTCCTACACCACCCACGGCACCGTGCACGTCGTGGTCAACAACCAG atCGGGTTCACCACCGACCCGCGTATGGCGCGCTCGTCCCCGTATCCAACCGATGTGGCCCGAGTGGTCAACGCCCCCATCTTCCACGTCAACGCCGACGACCCGGAGGCCGTCATGTACGTGTGCAAGGTGGCGGCCGAGTGGCGTGCCACCTTCCACAAGGACGTGGTGGTGGACCTG GTCTGCTACCGCCGAATGGGCCACAACGAGATGGACGAGCCCATGTTCACCCAGCCGCTCATGTACAAGCAGATCAAGAAGCAGAAGCCCGTCCTGCAGAAGTACGCCGAGAAACTCATCTCAGACGGAACCGTGACCCGCCAGGAGTACGAG GAGGAAATCGCCAAGTATGACAGGATTTGCGAGGAGGCGTACGCTCGCTCCAAGGATGAGAAGATCCTGCACATCAAACACTGGCTGGACTCGCCGTGGCCCG GTTTCTTCACTCTGGATGGACAGCCCAAGTCTATGAGCTGCCCCTCCACCGGCCTGACCGAGGAGAACCTGAACCACATCGGACAAGTGGCCTCATCCGTCCCTGTGGAGGACTTTACCATCCACGGAG GACTGAGTCGTATCCTGAAGAGCCGTGGAGAGATGGTGCGGAACCGGACCGTGGACTGGGCTCTGGGAGAGTACATGGCCTTCGGGTCTCTGCTGAAGGAGGGGATCCACGTGCGGCTGTCGGGCCAGGACGTGGAGCGTGGGACGTTCAG CCACCGCCACCACGTCCTCCACGACCAGAACGTGGACAAGCGGATCTGCATTCCCATGAACCACATGGCTCCCGACCAGGCGCCTTACACCGTCTGCAACAGCTCCCTGTCGGAGTACGGCGTCCTGG GCTTCGAGTTGGGCTTTGCCATGGCGAGCCCCAACGCGCTCATCCTGTGGGAGGCGCAGTTTGGCGACTTCCACAACACGGCCCAGTGCATCATCGACCAGTTCATCTGCCCCGGCCAGGCCAAGTGGGTCCGCCAGAACGGCATCGTGCTGCTGCTGCCCCACGGCATGGAGGGCATG GGTCCGGAACATTCTTCCGCTCGACCGGAGAGGTTCCTCCAGATGTGCAACGACGACCCCGACGTGATGCCG AACATCGGCGACGACTTTGCCGTGCAGCAGCTGTACGACTGCAACTGGATCGTGGTCAACTGCTCCACGCCCGGGAACTACTTCCACGTCGTGCGCCGGCAGATCCTCCTCCCCTTCAGGAAGCCG CTTATCGTCTTCACTCCCAAGTCCCTGCTGCGCCACCCAGAGGCCAGATCCAGTTTTGACGAGATGCTgccag GAACCCACTTCCAGAGGCTGATCCCAGAAGGCGGCGCTGGCCCCTCGGAATGTCCGGACAAGGTGAAGAGGTTGATCTTCTGCACAGGGAAGGTCTACTACGAGCTGACCAAAGAGAGGAAGAGCCGCGGAATGGAGGGAACAGTCGCCATCGCACGCATGGAGCAG CTGTCCCCCTTCCCCTTCGACCAGGTGAAGGCGGAGTCTGAGCGCTTCGCCAATGCCGACCTGGTGTGGTGTCAAGAAGAGCACAAGAACCAGGGCTACTACGACTACGTCAAACCTCGCATCAGGACCACCATCCAGAGAGCCAAGCCCGTCTG gtACGCGGGGCGCGGTCCGGCGGCGGCTCCGGCCACGGGAAACAAGAACACTCACCTGATGGAGCTGCGGCGCTTCCTGGACACGGCCTTTGACCTGGAAGCTTTCAAGGATCAGCAGTAG
- the ogdha gene encoding oxoglutarate (alpha-ketoglutarate) dehydrogenase a (lipoamide) isoform X3, whose product MHRLRTCAARLRPLTASQAAQTVGRQQPITAASTRTFQPIRCYTAPVASEPFLNGTSSNYVEEMYYAWLENPKSVHKSWDVFFRNANAGAPPGAAYQSPLGLTAAPQLSSLVGSQPNVEKLVEDHLAVQSLIRAYQVMGHHNAHLDPLGISCVNFDDAPVSSGFQDVGFYGLDESDLEKVFRLPTTTFIGGSESALPLKEIIRRLEMAYCQHIGVEFMFINDLDQCQWIRQKFETPGVMQFTLEEKRTLLARMVRSTRFEEFLQKKWSAEKRFGLEGCESLIPSLKTIIDVSSASGVEYVIMGMPHRGRLNVLANVIRKELEQIFCQFDSKLEAADEGSGDVKYHLGMYHRRINRVTDRNITLSLVANPSHLEAADPVVQGKTKAEQFYCGDNDGNRVMSILLHGDAAFAGQGIVYETFHLSDLPSYTTHGTVHVVVNNQIGFTTDPRMARSSPYPTDVARVVNAPIFHVNADDPEAVMYVCKVAAEWRATFHKDVVVDLVCYRRMGHNEMDEPMFTQPLMYKQIKKQKPVLQKYAEKLISDGTVTRQEYEEEIAKYDRICEEAYARSKDEKILHIKHWLDSPWPGFFTLDGQPKSMSCPSTGLTEENLNHIGQVASSVPVEDFTIHGGLSRILKSRGEMVRNRTVDWALGEYMAFGSLLKEGIHVRLSGQDVERGTFSHRHHVLHDQNVDKRICIPMNHMAPDQAPYTVCNSSLSEYGVLGFELGFAMASPNALILWEAQFGDFHNTAQCIIDQFICPGQAKWVRQNGIVLLLPHGMEGMGPEHSSARPERFLQMCNDDPDVMPNIGDDFAVQQLYDCNWIVVNCSTPGNYFHVVRRQILLPFRKPLIVFTPKSLLRHPEARSSFDEMLPGTHFQRLIPEGGAGPSECPDKVKRLIFCTGKVYYELTKERKSRGMEGTVAIARMEQLSPFPFDQVKAESERFANADLVWCQEEHKNQGYYDYVKPRIRTTIQRAKPVWYAGRGPAAAPATGNKNTHLMELRRFLDTAFDLEAFKDQQ is encoded by the exons ATGCATCGATTAAGGACTTGTGCGGCGCGCTTGCGCCCGCTCACGGCCTCGCAGGCGGCTCAGACTGTTGGCCGGCAGCAGCCGATCACAGCCGCCTCCACAAGGACGTTTCAGCCAATCAGGTGTTACACAGCGCCTGTGGCCTCCGAGCCCTTTCTGAACGGAACCAGTTCCAACTATGTGGAGGAGATGTACTACGCCTGGCTGGAGAACCCCAAGAGTGTACACAAG TCGTGGGATGTGTTTTTCCGAAACGCTAATGCCGGTGCTCCTCCCGGCGCCGCCTACCAGTCTCCTCTGGGTCTGACTGCCGCTCCGCAACTCTCCTCTCTGGTTGGATCTCAGCCCAACGTGGAAAAGCTGGTGGAAGACCACCTGGCTGTGCAGTCCCTGATCAGGGCCTATCAG gtcATGGGGCATCACAATGCCCACTTGGACCCTCTGGGAATCAGCTGTGTGAATTTTGATGATGCTCCAGTCAGTAGCGGCTTCCAGGATGTTG GCTTCTACGGGCTGGACGAGTCTGACCTGGAGAAAGTCTTCCGCCTGCCCACCACCACCTTCATTGGAGGTTCAGAGAGCGCTCTGCCCTTGAAGGAGATCATACGCCGACTGGAG ATGGCGTACTGCCAGCACATCGGCGTGGAGTTCATGTTCATCAACGACCTGGACCAGTGCCAGTGGATCCGCCAGAAGTTTGAGACGCCGGGCGTGATGCAGTTCACCCTGGAAGAGAAGAGGACTCTGCTGGCCCGCATGGTCCGCTCCACCAG gTTCGAGGAGTTCCTGCAGAAGAAATGGTCGGCTGAGAAGCGCTTCGGCTTGGAGGGGTGCGAGTCCCTCATCCCGTCTCTGAAAACCATCATCGACGTGTCCTCTGCCAGCGGCGTGGAGTACGTCATCATGGGCATGCCTCACAG GGGTCGCCTGAACGTGCTGGCCAATGTGATCCGGAAGGAGCTGGAGCAGATCTTCTGTCAGTTTGACTCCAAACTGGAGGCGGCTGACGAG GGCTCCGGCGACGTCAAGTACCACCTGGGAATGTACCACCGGAGGATCAACCGCGTGACGGACCGCAACATCACCTTGTCCCTGGTGGCCAACCCCTCCCACCTGGAGGCAGCAGACCCCGTGGTGCAGGGCAAGACCAAGGCGGAGCAGTTCTACTGCGGGGACAACGACGGGAACCGG GTGATGTCCATCCTGCTCCACGGGGACGCGGCGTTTGCGGGTCAGGGCATCGTCTACGAGACCTTCCATCTGTCCGACCTCCCTTCCTACACCACCCACGGCACCGTGCACGTCGTGGTCAACAACCAG atCGGGTTCACCACCGACCCGCGTATGGCGCGCTCGTCCCCGTATCCAACCGATGTGGCCCGAGTGGTCAACGCCCCCATCTTCCACGTCAACGCCGACGACCCGGAGGCCGTCATGTACGTGTGCAAGGTGGCGGCCGAGTGGCGTGCCACCTTCCACAAGGACGTGGTGGTGGACCTG GTCTGCTACCGCCGAATGGGCCACAACGAGATGGACGAGCCCATGTTCACCCAGCCGCTCATGTACAAGCAGATCAAGAAGCAGAAGCCCGTCCTGCAGAAGTACGCCGAGAAACTCATCTCAGACGGAACCGTGACCCGCCAGGAGTACGAG GAGGAAATCGCCAAGTATGACAGGATTTGCGAGGAGGCGTACGCTCGCTCCAAGGATGAGAAGATCCTGCACATCAAACACTGGCTGGACTCGCCGTGGCCCG GTTTCTTCACTCTGGATGGACAGCCCAAGTCTATGAGCTGCCCCTCCACCGGCCTGACCGAGGAGAACCTGAACCACATCGGACAAGTGGCCTCATCCGTCCCTGTGGAGGACTTTACCATCCACGGAG GACTGAGTCGTATCCTGAAGAGCCGTGGAGAGATGGTGCGGAACCGGACCGTGGACTGGGCTCTGGGAGAGTACATGGCCTTCGGGTCTCTGCTGAAGGAGGGGATCCACGTGCGGCTGTCGGGCCAGGACGTGGAGCGTGGGACGTTCAG CCACCGCCACCACGTCCTCCACGACCAGAACGTGGACAAGCGGATCTGCATTCCCATGAACCACATGGCTCCCGACCAGGCGCCTTACACCGTCTGCAACAGCTCCCTGTCGGAGTACGGCGTCCTGG GCTTCGAGTTGGGCTTTGCCATGGCGAGCCCCAACGCGCTCATCCTGTGGGAGGCGCAGTTTGGCGACTTCCACAACACGGCCCAGTGCATCATCGACCAGTTCATCTGCCCCGGCCAGGCCAAGTGGGTCCGCCAGAACGGCATCGTGCTGCTGCTGCCCCACGGCATGGAGGGCATG GGTCCGGAACATTCTTCCGCTCGACCGGAGAGGTTCCTCCAGATGTGCAACGACGACCCCGACGTGATGCCG AACATCGGCGACGACTTTGCCGTGCAGCAGCTGTACGACTGCAACTGGATCGTGGTCAACTGCTCCACGCCCGGGAACTACTTCCACGTCGTGCGCCGGCAGATCCTCCTCCCCTTCAGGAAGCCG CTTATCGTCTTCACTCCCAAGTCCCTGCTGCGCCACCCAGAGGCCAGATCCAGTTTTGACGAGATGCTgccag GAACCCACTTCCAGAGGCTGATCCCAGAAGGCGGCGCTGGCCCCTCGGAATGTCCGGACAAGGTGAAGAGGTTGATCTTCTGCACAGGGAAGGTCTACTACGAGCTGACCAAAGAGAGGAAGAGCCGCGGAATGGAGGGAACAGTCGCCATCGCACGCATGGAGCAG CTGTCCCCCTTCCCCTTCGACCAGGTGAAGGCGGAGTCTGAGCGCTTCGCCAATGCCGACCTGGTGTGGTGTCAAGAAGAGCACAAGAACCAGGGCTACTACGACTACGTCAAACCTCGCATCAGGACCACCATCCAGAGAGCCAAGCCCGTCTG gtACGCGGGGCGCGGTCCGGCGGCGGCTCCGGCCACGGGAAACAAGAACACTCACCTGATGGAGCTGCGGCGCTTCCTGGACACGGCCTTTGACCTGGAAGCTTTCAAGGATCAGCAGTAG
- the ogdha gene encoding oxoglutarate (alpha-ketoglutarate) dehydrogenase a (lipoamide) isoform X2: protein MHRLRTCAARLRPLTASQAAQTVGRQQPITAASTRTFQPIRCYTAPVASEPFLNGTSSNYVEEMYYAWLENPKSVHKSWDVFFRNANAGAPPGAAYQSPLGLTAAPQLSSLVGSQPNVEKLVEDHLAVQSLIRAYQIRGHHVAQLDPLGIMDADLDSCVPTDIITSSDKLGFYGLDESDLEKVFRLPTTTFIGGSESALPLKEIIRRLEMAYCQHIGVEFMFINDLDQCQWIRQKFETPGVMQFTLEEKRTLLARMVRSTRFEEFLQKKWSAEKRFGLEGCESLIPSLKTIIDVSSASGVEYVIMGMPHRGRLNVLANVIRKELEQIFCQFDSKLEAADEGSGDVKYHLGMYHRRINRVTDRNITLSLVANPSHLEAADPVVQGKTKAEQFYCGDNDGNRVMSILLHGDAAFAGQGIVYETFHLSDLPSYTTHGTVHVVVNNQIGFTTDPRMARSSPYPTDVARVVNAPIFHVNADDPEAVMYVCKVAAEWRATFHKDVVVDLVCYRRMGHNEMDEPMFTQPLMYKQIKKQKPVLQKYAEKLISDGTVTRQEYEEEIAKYDRICEEAYARSKDEKILHIKHWLDSPWPGFFTLDGQPKSMSCPSTGLTEENLNHIGQVASSVPVEDFTIHGGLSRILKSRGEMVRNRTVDWALGEYMAFGSLLKEGIHVRLSGQDVERGTFSHRHHVLHDQNVDKRICIPMNHMAPDQAPYTVCNSSLSEYGVLGFELGFAMASPNALILWEAQFGDFHNTAQCIIDQFICPGQAKWVRQNGIVLLLPHGMEGMGPEHSSARPERFLQMCNDDPDVMPNIGDDFAVQQLYDCNWIVVNCSTPGNYFHVVRRQILLPFRKPLIVFTPKSLLRHPEARSSFDEMLPGTHFQRLIPEGGAGPSECPDKVKRLIFCTGKVYYELTKERKSRGMEGTVAIARMEQLSPFPFDQVKAESERFANADLVWCQEEHKNQGYYDYVKPRIRTTIQRAKPVWYAGRGPAAAPATGNKNTHLMELRRFLDTAFDLEAFKDQQ, encoded by the exons ATGCATCGATTAAGGACTTGTGCGGCGCGCTTGCGCCCGCTCACGGCCTCGCAGGCGGCTCAGACTGTTGGCCGGCAGCAGCCGATCACAGCCGCCTCCACAAGGACGTTTCAGCCAATCAGGTGTTACACAGCGCCTGTGGCCTCCGAGCCCTTTCTGAACGGAACCAGTTCCAACTATGTGGAGGAGATGTACTACGCCTGGCTGGAGAACCCCAAGAGTGTACACAAG TCGTGGGATGTGTTTTTCCGAAACGCTAATGCCGGTGCTCCTCCCGGCGCCGCCTACCAGTCTCCTCTGGGTCTGACTGCCGCTCCGCAACTCTCCTCTCTGGTTGGATCTCAGCCCAACGTGGAAAAGCTGGTGGAAGACCACCTGGCTGTGCAGTCCCTGATCAGGGCCTATCAG ATCCGCGGGCACCATGTGGCCCAGTTGGACCCGCTCGGCATCATGGACGCTGATCTGGACTCGTGCGTCCCCACTGACATTATCACGTCCTCCGACAAGCTGG GCTTCTACGGGCTGGACGAGTCTGACCTGGAGAAAGTCTTCCGCCTGCCCACCACCACCTTCATTGGAGGTTCAGAGAGCGCTCTGCCCTTGAAGGAGATCATACGCCGACTGGAG ATGGCGTACTGCCAGCACATCGGCGTGGAGTTCATGTTCATCAACGACCTGGACCAGTGCCAGTGGATCCGCCAGAAGTTTGAGACGCCGGGCGTGATGCAGTTCACCCTGGAAGAGAAGAGGACTCTGCTGGCCCGCATGGTCCGCTCCACCAG gTTCGAGGAGTTCCTGCAGAAGAAATGGTCGGCTGAGAAGCGCTTCGGCTTGGAGGGGTGCGAGTCCCTCATCCCGTCTCTGAAAACCATCATCGACGTGTCCTCTGCCAGCGGCGTGGAGTACGTCATCATGGGCATGCCTCACAG GGGTCGCCTGAACGTGCTGGCCAATGTGATCCGGAAGGAGCTGGAGCAGATCTTCTGTCAGTTTGACTCCAAACTGGAGGCGGCTGACGAG GGCTCCGGCGACGTCAAGTACCACCTGGGAATGTACCACCGGAGGATCAACCGCGTGACGGACCGCAACATCACCTTGTCCCTGGTGGCCAACCCCTCCCACCTGGAGGCAGCAGACCCCGTGGTGCAGGGCAAGACCAAGGCGGAGCAGTTCTACTGCGGGGACAACGACGGGAACCGG GTGATGTCCATCCTGCTCCACGGGGACGCGGCGTTTGCGGGTCAGGGCATCGTCTACGAGACCTTCCATCTGTCCGACCTCCCTTCCTACACCACCCACGGCACCGTGCACGTCGTGGTCAACAACCAG atCGGGTTCACCACCGACCCGCGTATGGCGCGCTCGTCCCCGTATCCAACCGATGTGGCCCGAGTGGTCAACGCCCCCATCTTCCACGTCAACGCCGACGACCCGGAGGCCGTCATGTACGTGTGCAAGGTGGCGGCCGAGTGGCGTGCCACCTTCCACAAGGACGTGGTGGTGGACCTG GTCTGCTACCGCCGAATGGGCCACAACGAGATGGACGAGCCCATGTTCACCCAGCCGCTCATGTACAAGCAGATCAAGAAGCAGAAGCCCGTCCTGCAGAAGTACGCCGAGAAACTCATCTCAGACGGAACCGTGACCCGCCAGGAGTACGAG GAGGAAATCGCCAAGTATGACAGGATTTGCGAGGAGGCGTACGCTCGCTCCAAGGATGAGAAGATCCTGCACATCAAACACTGGCTGGACTCGCCGTGGCCCG GTTTCTTCACTCTGGATGGACAGCCCAAGTCTATGAGCTGCCCCTCCACCGGCCTGACCGAGGAGAACCTGAACCACATCGGACAAGTGGCCTCATCCGTCCCTGTGGAGGACTTTACCATCCACGGAG GACTGAGTCGTATCCTGAAGAGCCGTGGAGAGATGGTGCGGAACCGGACCGTGGACTGGGCTCTGGGAGAGTACATGGCCTTCGGGTCTCTGCTGAAGGAGGGGATCCACGTGCGGCTGTCGGGCCAGGACGTGGAGCGTGGGACGTTCAG CCACCGCCACCACGTCCTCCACGACCAGAACGTGGACAAGCGGATCTGCATTCCCATGAACCACATGGCTCCCGACCAGGCGCCTTACACCGTCTGCAACAGCTCCCTGTCGGAGTACGGCGTCCTGG GCTTCGAGTTGGGCTTTGCCATGGCGAGCCCCAACGCGCTCATCCTGTGGGAGGCGCAGTTTGGCGACTTCCACAACACGGCCCAGTGCATCATCGACCAGTTCATCTGCCCCGGCCAGGCCAAGTGGGTCCGCCAGAACGGCATCGTGCTGCTGCTGCCCCACGGCATGGAGGGCATG GGTCCGGAACATTCTTCCGCTCGACCGGAGAGGTTCCTCCAGATGTGCAACGACGACCCCGACGTGATGCCG AACATCGGCGACGACTTTGCCGTGCAGCAGCTGTACGACTGCAACTGGATCGTGGTCAACTGCTCCACGCCCGGGAACTACTTCCACGTCGTGCGCCGGCAGATCCTCCTCCCCTTCAGGAAGCCG CTTATCGTCTTCACTCCCAAGTCCCTGCTGCGCCACCCAGAGGCCAGATCCAGTTTTGACGAGATGCTgccag GAACCCACTTCCAGAGGCTGATCCCAGAAGGCGGCGCTGGCCCCTCGGAATGTCCGGACAAGGTGAAGAGGTTGATCTTCTGCACAGGGAAGGTCTACTACGAGCTGACCAAAGAGAGGAAGAGCCGCGGAATGGAGGGAACAGTCGCCATCGCACGCATGGAGCAG CTGTCCCCCTTCCCCTTCGACCAGGTGAAGGCGGAGTCTGAGCGCTTCGCCAATGCCGACCTGGTGTGGTGTCAAGAAGAGCACAAGAACCAGGGCTACTACGACTACGTCAAACCTCGCATCAGGACCACCATCCAGAGAGCCAAGCCCGTCTG gtACGCGGGGCGCGGTCCGGCGGCGGCTCCGGCCACGGGAAACAAGAACACTCACCTGATGGAGCTGCGGCGCTTCCTGGACACGGCCTTTGACCTGGAAGCTTTCAAGGATCAGCAGTAG